AACATCTTTTCCGTCTCTTCCTAACATCTTTCccgtctcttaaataagatgttttgacttttgatcatatctaagtaaatgattagacataagatgtaaatattaagaccttataaccattTTTTTGTTACTAAGCTAATTACCCcattgcaacgcacgggcatccaaactagtaaATAATATTTAGATTTCTTTAGACAAAGTTTTTAACTTAATCAAAAGAGCACAAACGATAATTTTTAATATTAAATTATATACTAAATAatgtgatgtttttttttttgggttattttataataataatccATCTTATCGATGGTCTGCAAaaatcactccatcctatcaataatccgaTTAAATCCAACATAAGCCCcttaccttctaataacgaactcaCTTAAATTGATTACCTGTTGAATCAGGTTACTGAACATCTATTCCTTCACTCCTCCTTCCCCATATCCACATTCACCATTAAAACACTTAAACACCTTTCTTCTTCCCCAAATCCACCACCAAAAAAGGCCACTCAAACTTCTCTCCTCCATTACCTCACCCGCCATCTCTTTGAATACTCTGACGCCGCCCTTTTGCCATCTCTTGTCGAGCCTCTGATATGGGTAGAACCTAATAATCAAAGAGAAGGACTCCACCCAGAAATGAATTATGCGAGGAGGTTAGATTAAGTAAGTTGGTTTATTttttaaccaagtggtgttagtccagtggtagctgggttaaaccttgaagcttgcagaaatgcaggagttgagaggtcccaggttcgactaccagctggggcgatgatcacttggccactgcagccctcgaagggggtggcttacatggtccatgtggtggtgcgggaatgcatgggcccggggggactcaacccctcgtcatcaaaaaaaaaagttgttttaTTTTTGAGAAGTCGGCTAGATCAGACGAGATGTTCCGCGGTTTCCTCCTCACTTCACCTACCACCACAGTGTTTAAATGTTCAATTTCAATCGATTTCACCGCTGAGATTGGTTGGATGTTCAAATTTTTTTTGCTAACTCCGGCCATGGTAGTCGGACCTGGGAATGGCCAAGGTGTGGAGTGTTTGTGGTGGTTCATTTGGTGGCGTTAACGGAGGTAAAGACCCCATAATTTGATGGTGTTGAATCCCAGAATTTGTgaattaataaaataaaggttGAATTGATTATTATGAGTAAACACCTTCATTCACCAACCACCAGCTCCCTCCTTCAATCACCAATCCAGCACCCGATTCGACAACAACCATCTGCATCACCATCCACGAGCAGCACGCCACCAACAGCAGCCTGCTCCGTCAATTCGCAAAATCACCTCATGTCTTGACCAGCCCATCACCATGGTCAGCCACCACATACCCCTGACGAGTCCACCACCCCCGAGTCCACCACACCTATTCGACAACAACCCAGCACCACGATCGAGCCACCATGGCTCCAACACTTCTGGTGTTTTTAAAGGGTTTTAAACTAAACTTAAGATGGGTGATCTGTTGTTCAGGTTGCCCGTCtccttagttcattattagaaggtagagtgcttaggttggatttaattgggattgTTGATAGGATGAAGTGATTTTTGCAGACCAGCGATATGATggattaatattatgaaataacccttttttttggtaaaataataaataataatatgaTGTTGAGCAACTGAGTTACATAAATAACTTCACTGACCTTATAGATCAGAGATACAACAAACaaaagaaaatagaaatgcattaCAGAATAAAGAATACTAAATTTCTcaagaaaaacaataaataaatccaTGTCGAAATCATGAAAACGAAGACTTGGGAAGTTAATAGTAAGAATTAACAGCACCACAAGTCTTCCTGATTTCACCCTGAGTGCCACCAATCTTAATGAGTTTAGTCATGGAGACAGCGAAATCTTTGCCAAAGGAAGCTCCACCAGAGTACACCTGAGAAAGTAGGTATGATTTGGTGGCGGAGTCATCCAAAAGAGCAGCGTCAGACGAGAATAGTCCTGCTTTTTGGGACACTGTTGTGAAGTACTTAACGTCGAATGCCTTTGGTGTGTAGGCGTCCATGGGCACTACTGATGTCACATCACCTACCCTTTGGGGGCACTTTGACTTCAAGAATGTTGCGTATCCTGGTGCTATCTTGGGGTCGGTGTCTCCCTTTCCGGTGAAGTTGTACAACCTCCTTTGGATGATGTTGCAGTGTCCGATTCCAATGGTGTGTGCGCCTGATAATACCGTTAAGTCCTTTGGTGTTAGTCCGACTGCTGCGAAGTTTTTAATCAAGGTTGTTATGTTTGAGAAGGGTGATGGAATGTCTCTCAACGCGTCTGTTGCCAGTGATATTTTCCCATCCTTTCGTCCTAGATTCACAAACCAGTATGGCCCCTTAATCTGCATTTCATTTTAAATGTTAGAAATATTTAATTAATTCCATAATAACAAATAATGTATAATTGAAATATTAGATGAATGATTGGTTAATAATATGAACGACCGATGTATAAATACATACCGCGACAATGGCATCTCGAGCAACTAATGATAGTACATCAGCGCATGATATTTTACCAGGGCACTCCTTTTCCAGTGCTGCTTTGACGGCATTAACCACCTCATACCCTCTTAGTGTTAAGTTTGGGGTTGCGGTTTTCTCTGTTGCATTGTTGGAAGGCGTAGGATCCAAAAGAACTGAAGCATCACAACCCTGCATATATAATGAATATAATCTGTAAAATACATACAATACCTGAATTATCTGTAAAGGTAGTATATATAAGTATAGTACATACCCTAACAATGCAGTCATGGAAGAGCATTCTGATCAAGCCAGCAGCAAGAGTTGGATCACGGTAAACAAATTGCTCCGTGATTCGTTTTGATATAGCCTCTACATTAGGGCATGGAGGATAAGAATGGCCTACATTAGCCATCATGCCCAATATGGCAAACAATGTGAATACTTTCAAAAATGTTGTCATTCTTGTCACTTTTTAACCAGGTAATAGAATGTAAAAATGTATTaagttatttttgttttttgagTTGTGCTCTGAAGCCTTGTAGATTATGAGGGTTTTATAGCAGAGAACTTTGAACATACGTGCATTCATCATAACATTCAACATTGTCAACTTTATATTCTTTGTATTAACTTAATGTTGTAGTAATTGTTTATATAAAcagtactatctacttgtctaatAGTAGAAACTAACTCTCGTATACATGCGAGCACGAGTGTATGAAAATGTCAATTGTCAACGATTAAAGCCTTCGAATGATATGGTCCTCTAACCTAACTACTTTAGAAATACATAATTTTTAATGTTATTTAAATTGAAATATATAGTACTGATGAGGGAAAGGGTCGGGTCGTTATCGAGTCGAGTCATTTCGGGCCAATTAATGTGTTGAGTTTGGGTCGGTCTTTATCAGGTCTAATTATTTTATCGTGTTACTTCAAATTTTACAAATACGCTTATTTTTCGAtcattattttgatttatttacttttttattAGGTCAAACATATCAAGGTCCTTCATATTACGTAGTAAATCAAATGCTACGTGTTGCACAATTAAATCGGGTCGTACCAGTTTATCTTTTTCCCTTGAGACGTGGCGTATGGTGACTTAGGGCTTGTTTGGATAATAAAAATAGGAGGAAAAGAGAGGGGGAAGGGAatgtgttgtgcggaagcgtgaatatcctaTGTGGGGCCTCTATTTCGTCGATGTCTGCTATCTATAATAATACGACATTGTCTCTTTTGGGGCAAGCTAAGCCCTAACGGATTTACTTTTGAGCTCTTTTGAAAAAAGGCCTTTTACTATACTCCGTATTATATTTTGTGGCACTAATAAATAGGAGTTTTCACCATTACACTACCGATGTGAGGGACATGAGTTTGCACCTTATATAATCCTCCATTCAAATCAAGGACCATCATCTTCACTCGGATCTTGACCTCCATGAAGAACTCCCACACTGTGCAAGGCGCAAGCCCACCTTCTAGACACCCTTTGCATCACTAAGTATTGATAACCTTCCCTTAAATGACACACGTGTATGTATCACTGGACTTGTGCTATACTTGGGTATCAaactcctctgcatccaatatattACCTTAGACTCGGTCAGTATGCAGTGCCTTAGCACGCCACGCCAGATCGCTTTTGAACTTACCATGGACCGCTTTTGTTGCCTCCATTAAGCCTCAACCCACCTCGCCGAGCCGGGTCGCTGACGGTCTTCTATACATGTCATAAAAAGTTTTTTTAATGGTTTTCGTTACGCCGAATTTCTTCTACTCTTTGCCATATACATGGTATAAATTTTAGTAACATTTGAATAATttaatattatattaattaaaataaatgcaTTCGAATAATGTTACCATCAACATTAGGTACTTAAATTAGATCATTTTGAGATACgttatttttcaaatttattaatatttgttcaaaaggACGTGAATATTATTTTATgcacttctttttttttcattttttttatgaaTAACGTATGGTGCTtacgtttttgtttttttatcaaaatcctttttaaaaTAAATATAGAATCAAATAACCGTACTTATTTAATGTAATGTAATTTAATAAATATCGTAACATTTattaatgtataattaatattttactgAGATTTATGCAGTATTTATTATGTAAAATATTTAATGATTAGCTGTAATTAATGACCGAATTAAGGCTGAATATGCCACGTAACGCATCCACGGTGTTTCAatccagttttatatatataagatTTTATTTTGTTGCAATAGTTTACTTACGGTTTCTAGGTTTCATAACCCAAACGGAAATTAGAAAAACCCTAATCAAATATTCTAAAGCCCAACACCAACCTTGATTAAATTGGCTCGTTAGTTTCTCTTCAAATAAATGTGGCCACCGGATAATTTGAGCCAGTTCAGTTTGGGTCAGGTCACTACGTACGGGTTTTGGATTAAATTCAAATGTGTTGTTCACTTGTTCTCgtgtcattttgggtcgggtcactaTGGGTTCTACAGGCCCATCAAAGTTAAGGTCGAGTAGGGTTAATTCAAGTTTGGGGTCATATTCCGGTTTTATAGAGTTTTTGATCAATTTCGAGTCTTAGACCAGCCTTATAGAATTGGGTGGATCAATTCTGCTCGGTGTACGATACGCCTCCTTCATTTTCAGCCTCATTCCCCATGAAGGCATGAAACACCATCTTCTAGCCTCCCACAAGTTCCTGCACAAACCGTCCCTATGACCAACGTTAACCTCCTTCCCGCATCATTGACAACCACAATACCTCCTTCCCTCAGTAACACCTTCACGTACGAAATGACCAGAGTTAAAATGAAACACGAAGCGACACAATGAAGTTATAAAATATCTTGATAACAAACAAAAacttttaaaattaaattttataaataatatGATGTTGAACAACTGAGTTAGTTACTTCAGTAACTTCACTGACCTTATAGATCAGAGATAcaacaaacaaataaaagaaaatagaaatgcattaCAGTATAAAGAATACAAAACTTCTCAAAAAAACAAACTTTgcaaaaacaaataaacaaatcAATGTCGAAGCCATGAATATGGGTACTCGGGAAGTTAGTAGTATGAATTAACAGCACCACAAGTCTTCCTGATTTCACCCTGAGTGCCGCCAATCTTGATAAGTTTAGTCATGGAGACCGCAAAATCTTTGCCAAAGGAAGCTCCACCAGAGTACACTTGAGAAAGTAGGTATGATTTTGTGGAGGAGTCATCCAGAAGAGCAGCATCAGACGAGAATAGTCCTGCTTTTTGGGACACTGTTGTGAAGTACTTAACGTCGAATGCCTTTGGTGTGTAGGCGTCCATGGGCACTACTGATGTCACGTCACCTACCCTTTGGGGGCACTTTGACTTCAAGAATGTTGCGTATCCTGGTGCTATCTTGGGGTCGGTGTCTCCCTTTCCGGTGAAGTTGTACAACCTCCTTTGGATGATGTTGCAGTGTCCGATTCCAATGGTGTGTGCGCCTGATAACACCGTTAGGTCCTTTGGTGTTAGCCCGACTGCTGCGAAGTTCTTAATGAGGGTTGTAATGTTTGAGAAGGGTGATGGAATGTCTCTCAACGCGTCTGTTGCCAGTGATATTTTCCCGTCCTTTCGTCCAAGGTTCACATACCAGTATGGCCCCTTAATCTgcatttcattttaattgttagAAATATTTAATTAATTCTATAATAACAAATTATGTATAATTGAAATACGGCGTATTAGATGAATTGGTTAATATGAACGACGACTGATGTATAAATACATACCGCAACAATGGCATCTCGAGCAACTAAGGATAGTACATCAGCGCATGATATTTTACCAGGGCACTCCTTTTCCAGTGCTGCTTTGACGGCATTAACCACCTCATACCCTCTAAGTGTTAAGTTTGGGGTTGCGGTTTTCTCTGTTGCATTGTTGTAAGGCGTAGGATCCAAAAGAACTGAAGCATCACAACCCTGCATATATAATGAATATAATATGTAAAATACATACAGTACGTGAATTATCTATAAAGATAGGTAGTATATATAAATATAGTACATACCCTAACAATGCAGTCATGGAAGAGCATTCTGATCAAGCCAGCAGCCAGAGTCGGATCACGGTAAACAAAGTACTCCGTGATCCGCTTGGATATAGCCTCGACATTGGGGCATGGAGGATAAGAATGGCCTACATTAGCCATCATGCCGAATACTGCAACCAATGTCAATACCTTCAAAAACGACGTCATTTTTCCACTCCGATGATTTTACTTCTCTCTTTGATAAAGAAAAGTAATAATAATGTAATTATATGTTtcttaatattttgttttttttgagtTGTGCCCTAAAGCATGCAGATTATGAGGATTTTATAGCAAGAGGAATTTGAACATACGTGCATACATTATCTATTTATCCCGTTCATCTTTATTTGTCAACGTTATTCTTTGTAATAAATAATTGTTCAAGTAGTTGTTTATATAATTATTGGCTAGTTTAATTCGTCAATTGTCAATGTCTCAATGAACATAACCAGCTAGATAATATGATCTTACCTAACCAACATAGCCAAACAAATGTCTTAATATGTTTCAAGTTGAAATATAAAATGACTAGTACTCTCTTTATTCATATCTAAATACATTATTTAGTTTTTTGACCCCATTCATGATTGAATAGAATTTTAAGGATTCATCGCAATATAACTCATCCGTCgtgttcatttgtttacctattccattaTCAAGGGCGTCTTAAAATAAATGTAAGCCCTGTGCAGCATAAAAAAATGAGGCCCTAAATGAGGTTAATTGACTTTTTTTTGACAACATAATTTAGTTAAATCCCAAAATAATTGTCTATAGGAATACCTCTTTAGTTATAAACTACGCTTTATTTTCTTTCAGAACTCTCGAATATACATCCAAATAATGAATTATGTTAAATAATGCCTTGAGTCTGATAGTTGCACTTCGTAGGACTATCATAGGGTTCTTGCTGCCCGGTCATCGAGTCTGGGTCCAAGGGTGAAACACATATGCATATCGTAACTTCTTTAATCTGAATCCAAAACCTGTATCTGTTATAACAAGTTATGTTACTTGTTGAATCTTGGAATCAACTAATACATGCCAATTTGccaaaacaaattaattaaaccCATAATAACATGCATGCTACTACAAGGTTTAAACATGACTTTTCAAGAGATTCATCAAACAAGACTAAGCAAAACATATGCCATTTGTTGAAATGGAACACTAGCTAGGTCAAATATTTTGCGGGCCTTGACATTTGTCATCTTCAAAGATCATAGGCTCATTGTTATACGACTAAGCTCATGCCAAGATTATCAAGGCCGGCTTTACTTATTTATTACACTCAACTTGTCTAGTGTACAAGGCCAATAAGAATATAGGATTGTGTTCGATTTGTCTTACTAAATTAAGCTCGGTTTAAATCAGTTTAGCTATTTACGTTAAATTGAGTTTATATGAATTTTGTTTTGTTTAGTCTAAAgtaactaaactaaacaaaattAATCCATGAAGTATCTTTGTGTTGCTAACGAGACAAATTAATCGAAACTCGACATATATATAGTATATTAGTATCAGAGTCTCTGAATATGATCATGTTGAATTACCATTTATGTATGTAactcaatattaataataaaattactcTCTTTATGAATTATAATCTTTTACTCCTAAATCTTATCATCATATAGTATGTAGTATATTAGGATCAGAGTCTCTCGATTTTTGAGGCACAATCTGCAATTTAAGCCTAAAAAACACAAAAGTCCTAACAAATAACATATTCTGTTTCTTCTTTGAGGGACAgccttggaaaaaaaaaattatttttgatTAAGGTGTGTACCCCAAATTGACTAGCGAGTTACGGACCAAATTGTCTAACTGAGGAGTTAGACACAAAATTGTCTGGCTAGTCCAATACTCTTCCGCCCAAACGAATCAAAAATTTGTATAGCGATTTCTAATATTAATGTATGTAGTCGATGGTGGGGGGATCGAGAGAAGTAGAGAGCAAGAGGAAGATTGACACGCATGAGCGACCAATTGTATTATTGCCCGCTGCCATGAATTTTTTTTATTCCATACTATAATTTGAAGTTGAAAAAATTGGATCTTGTGATTTTCTTTCAATTCATGATGCTTTTAGGCGTTGTTCTTGAA
The Silene latifolia isolate original U9 population chromosome 11, ASM4854445v1, whole genome shotgun sequence genome window above contains:
- the LOC141612611 gene encoding peroxidase 56-like, whose amino-acid sequence is MTTFLKVFTLFAILGMMANVGHSYPPCPNVEAISKRITEQFVYRDPTLAAGLIRMLFHDCIVRGCDASVLLDPTPSNNATEKTATPNLTLRGYEVVNAVKAALEKECPGKISCADVLSLVARDAIVAIKGPYWFVNLGRKDGKISLATDALRDIPSPFSNITTLIKNFAAVGLTPKDLTVLSGAHTIGIGHCNIIQRRLYNFTGKGDTDPKIAPGYATFLKSKCPQRVGDVTSVVPMDAYTPKAFDVKYFTTVSQKAGLFSSDAALLDDSATKSYLLSQVYSGGASFGKDFAVSMTKLIKIGGTQGEIRKTCGAVNSYY
- the LOC141612612 gene encoding peroxidase 56-like, giving the protein MTSFLKVLTLVAVFGMMANVGHSYPPCPNVEAISKRITEYFVYRDPTLAAGLIRMLFHDCIVRGCDASVLLDPTPYNNATEKTATPNLTLRGYEVVNAVKAALEKECPGKISCADVLSLVARDAIVAIKGPYWYVNLGRKDGKISLATDALRDIPSPFSNITTLIKNFAAVGLTPKDLTVLSGAHTIGIGHCNIIQRRLYNFTGKGDTDPKIAPGYATFLKSKCPQRVGDVTSVVPMDAYTPKAFDVKYFTTVSQKAGLFSSDAALLDDSSTKSYLLSQVYSGGASFGKDFAVSMTKLIKIGGTQGEIRKTCGAVNSYY